The DNA sequence tttattttatagcttgTGGTTTGGGTTGATCCTCTGGATGGCACTAAGGAATACACTGAAGGTCAGTATCTCTTgtactcaattgcagcagtaaaACTAGGGTCTGGTGTTTAGTTGTAAACACTTGACATATCATATGTTGGATGAAAAGATGgtgtcatattttatattttctcctgAAGCTGTGTGCTCATGGTAAGTAACTGTTATCATACATCAGTAATAATTAATGCAGAaggaagctgggtatggtggtgcgtGTCTATAATATCAGCATgtggagctgggcaccagtggctcattcctgtaatcctagctactcaggagacagacatcaggaggattgtggtttgaagccagcccaggcaaatagatcgaaagaccctatctcaataaacccctcacaaaaaatagggctagtggagtggctcaaggtaaaggccctgaattcaagccccagtaccacaaagaagaaaaaaaaaaaataccagcacATGGGAAGCATGGCAGgaaaatcaagagtttgaggctagcctgggctacatagtgaaaccctgtctcaaaaaaagcggagagggataagaaagagtaatagggggatgaatttgatcaaagtacatgatatGCATGTGTGAACTATTAGAAGGAAATAccattatacaattaatatacactaatttaaaaaataaccactggagggggtgagggcaggggagagaaatgacccaagcattgtatgcacatatgaataataaaaaaaaattaaataaataaataaaaataaccactggggggaaaaagacagaaggagaaagaaatcatCTCCTTCAAATGCCAGCTCCACAATTCTAAATGTCCCCCACATGAGAATACCAGGCATATTAAACCACTGTTACCAAAGGAGCTATGCTATACCCGCAGTTTTATTGGATAGAAAAACAATGACCAGCACAGCTGTGCTACCAGCCTATGCCCATCACTTACTCTCCTTTCATCTACAGTtatcaaagatgaaaaaactagaaagcagcaaattaaactaaaattgggaacataaaagtaaaaaggaacGTGCTTAGAACCGGAGTTTTAGGTTATAGAAGCttagactttatttatttatttacttatttggtggtgctgggggtttgaactcagggcctcacacttgctaggtaggtgctctaccacttgaggcactccatcagccctgttgaGTATTTGCAAGAttgggtcttgtaaactatttgcctgggttggcttcaaactgccatccttttgatctctgcttcctgagtagctaagattgcaggcgtgagccaccagtacccagcaagCTTAGACTTACTTTTGAAATAAAGTTCTATGTAGGTTTTCTTTTATGAGTTCTCAGTTCCATGgcttatgaaaaaaattttttaaaaaaggaaaatttctcaTAATTACTAGAATAAACTTTCTCTGTTCTTGGATGAGACATATCTATAATGAATGACTCatagagtatgtgtgtgtatatgtgcatatgtactgTGTGTATACTGAAAACATCTGTATAATCCATGGGGAAATAGGGACGCTGTAGATGGCTATAATGTGTATAttagggctggggagtggctcaagtgttgttgcccagcaaacataaggccctgtgttcaaacctcagtactgccaaaataaataagtaaagttaAAAACTTGCATGGAACACAGAAAGTTTATTTAGGTCCTGACTCACGCCCCAAAGAGTTTGATTACTAACTCTGGGAAGTAGCCTGAGGTCTGTATTGTAACCTTTTCACTAGTCATTCTAACATTGCTTCATAGTCCCTTTTGAAAAACTGCTTTAGATGCTTGAAGTGCAAGTCTAGAGAGTAATTCAGGGGTCTAGAGTGATTCAGCAGGTAAGAGTAAATTGGATGGTAGCCAAAGGAACATAGAGATATCTAATAATAATGACTACAGGGTTATGTCTGCTTTGTTGATTGGTTTACAAATTGTATTAATGAGGCCATGGTTATCAATACAGCTAAGTGGCCATGAACCCTTTTTCTGTCTCTGGCCAGCTTTCTTACAATTTGTACATTTTGTCATAAGTAGAATTGGTCATGGATAAATCATTGCAAATTCAATATCTTTATCGCAAAAATAACTTGGAGCAAATTGATGCATTGATAGTGAGCCATAAAATGAGGGTTATATAAttgatgtttcttctttttaggtCTTCTTGACAATGTAACTGTTCTCATTGGAATTGCTTATGAAGGAAAAGCCATAGCAGGCATTATTAACCAGCCATATTACAATTACCAGGTATTACTATCAGTGATACAAAATTTTTAGATAAGTAGTTGTGGTGTGATATGATTCCAGATGTCATCTCATTCACTGGTTTATAGCTTGGTTGCACATACAGTCATCTAGGGATTTTCAGGTTATACTCTAGACTTATTGAATTAGAACTCCTGGGAGGTGCTGGTACCAGGAATgtgtaaatatgtatgtgtgtacataaacACACTGTATGCAGTTTTTGTACTTATGATTCAAGTGCAAAAGTTTGGGAATTACTGATGTGATTCTTGGTTAGCTTGGTCATCAACACTTGAAGCACATTGAAGAAATGAATCATATCAACCAAGAAAAGATGCTAGCCATGTTGCTTTCCAGGTAATACCGAATAGTGCCTAAATTATACTCAGTATTAGTAACAAACTAAATATACCCTTGCACTCGTCTCTCTTACTTTGTCTCTTCTAACCTGCTTTGACATCTTATTATACTTCAAAGAAATTATCTTCCTTAGAAGCAAAAGACTAGTGTAATTTCAAAACAAGAATATACTATTAAATCACATTAAATTCTAAAGGAAACTATTGAAATCAAATACTTAAGGTATTTACATTAAGGTAACTTTGATAAAAGAATTATTACTTCTAAATTTCTGATTTAAGAACAGACTTAGTGTTCACTTCTAATATAAATTTGCTTTTTCCTGCAACTTATTGTTAATCATGTATTTCTTTGGACTTACCAAAATAGTTACACATTATTAGGAAAGTCTTTCTTATTGAATTGCTTAAGTCTACATTAATTCTTATGACTTTAATTATTTCTACAGCATTATATGCAGACAtaagtttgtgattttttttttatgtaaactTTAAGTTAATACAATTTCATAGAGACATTGTGTTGCATGGCAACATTCCTCAAAGATCTAAGTGCTTaggaatttttaataattttcatccCTTTCTGAGATCAGAAAAATTGTATTCATTTTCCACAGAACAATGAAAAGCAGAAGTTAAGGGAACACAGGAATGAAGCAAAGGTGAGAAAAGTAGCTAGGGCATGGCTCTGCCTCTCGGTAGAAAAGAGGCGGGTCCTCAGGGCACCCCAGGTAGTCATCATCCATCCCTGTCCCAGCTTGTTTCCTCACGTTCTGCTCCTTATTACTGCTCTTCTTGCCACATTCCCTTCTGTACACTCTTTAGCCTctattttccttctctatttttatatttgcttatgCCTTAAATTTTGTTGCAGcaaattgaaatagaaaagttGCTTATTTGTGTTGGTATTCTAGTTTGAAGATTCCATTCCATAATCATCTTcataataataactaaaatttGTCAGGAATTTAAGAGCTTACAATGTGTCGCCAAGCTCAAGGGGTACATGTGTTATCTCTTTAATACCCACTACAGCCCAGTAAGGAAACCATTACCCCCAttttaaagaagaggaaactgaggcaattaATTTGCTAATGGCAGAGTTCAAAGTAGATCTAAGCCTCACTATTACTCTGTGATGAAAGACTGAAACAAcagacacatttatttttgtttccagtAGATACTAAAGCTTGTAGGTACTTAAAGGAAATAGCGTGGCATAGTGCAAAAACCTAAAATTTATGTCAGaactaacttttcttttttggtggtgctgtgtttgaactcagagcctcacatttgctaggcaggctttcctagtgcttgagctactccactacccctaccttctttttttcttttttttttttttaatttaatttttattttttattttttgagatagggccaaggctgaccttgaactcatgatcctccttcctcagcctcctgaggcttgagattataagtgtgaaccaccaaACCCCACTGTAGCTAGTCTCTGAACCATTATGAATCTTAATTAACTCATccctaaaataaaatatcaacctTAGTGAAAAGCCTTTGAAAGAAAGAGATAGTGAGAGAGACTGTGAGATCAGGAGCCCAGAGGAAGGTCAGCTGGCTGCATCATGGGTTGCATTTACCTACTAGAATGCCAGTTTCCTTGGAGGCATTCTCTTTGTCTTCATATTCATTCACAGTGGtagtatgatttcttttttttttttaattgagacagGAGCTCactttgcagcccaggctgacttcaaacttgagCTCTTCGTGCCTTGTGTCTGGTCtcctcagtgctaggattacactcGTGtaccaccaccactcccagcagtATGACTTTTTAGAGACCAGAATACTTGTATCCCCTGTTTAGTATACTTTCCTCTGTTTTTCACAATAACCCAGAGTTGAGTAGATTTCTTTGGAGCATGGAATCAGTCTCAGGAACCAAGCTTAAGCCTGATGAGCACCTAGAGCTGGTGCTGTAGACCATGTGTGCTTTCCAGACTGCAAGCCTCTCTTATAGTGTATAATCAAAAGGAAACTGAGGGAGGATGCTGACACACTGGTACTTGTGTTTGATCTCTTTGTTGCTCCACTGTAGAAAGCACTTGACGGTCAGCCCCTTCAACAGTCGCTTCACCAAGGTCACAGCCCTTCCCAGTGCAGTCCGTTTCCAATGCCAGTAATCACCCGAGTATAAAAGCCTGCTGTTTCATCCCAGGTTGGGCCGTTCTAGCTCTAGAGCTCTCCACATGGTCAGCTGCAGCTCTTGGGGACTGCATCCGGGCTCATTTTCCCCCTCTGCCCACACCTGCTTTTTTCTACAGACAGGTGTTGATTTCACAGCATTCTCCTTACCAGCCAATCTCCTGTCTCAGAGTCTGCTTCCCAGAGAGCCCAATCTGTAACAGGAGCTTATTTCACTCTCACAGAACCCagtatgttaagaaaaataagatgatgtttaaaaacatttgacAAGTAAACTCAGGGAGCCTAATTTAGTGATGAAGAATAGCAGCTttgatgggcatggtggtacacacctgtacttacagctacttgggaggccagcctgggcatcatAGTGagacttctctctttttttttttttttttttttttagtggtactggggtttgaactcaggactttgtgcttgctaggcaggcactctatcacttgagccccaaGACTCCATCCCCCCAagacctcatttaaaaaaaaagaatgacagctTTGAACGTAGATGAGCTGGGTTTGGTTATGAATTTCCGAGAGTCCTTGGTCAGTTTATTTAATAATTCCAAATCTCATTTTTCCCAGCTTTAAAATGAGGGTAATAATACCTACTTCCTGGGGTTGCTTTGAGGATTGAATGAGATAATACATGTAAAAAGCATTTAGTATGATGCCTGGTGCATGTTTGGGTGTTGAGTAAAATATATGCCTGACTTATAATGTCTATGTGTGCTACGTTAATATCATATTTTGAATACTTTGAGCTAATCGCTTTATTCATCAGTTTTACTTTACTTGAAATACAGGTTCTGTTGTTCTACATGGAATGTATAGCTTGATAGTATGGTTAAAAATTCTTTGAGCTCTGCAAAGGAAAATACAGATTCTAAGTTTGCATTaacctggcactggtggctcacacctggctacttggaaggctaagctCAGAGGATTgcgattccaggccagcccaggcaaaaagttcttgagatcctatctcccaTATAACCAGAGCAACAGAAAGTAGTAATCAGTACGTAGTGTTTCATATCCTAGACACTTCAGTGTCATTTGAAAAtggctgtttttaaaataacaaacagaTCATTGCATGATTCAGAACAAAACAGTAATCAGCAtatgctgtttcctttgctgaggACTCAAGAGTTTTTTCACGCACCTTTGAAACTATTAACCAAAGCAATAATGAGAATAATCAGCTGATTCTATTAGGAAAAGTTCTTTGTCAATgatactatttttatattttatcacattatcatgcttttatttttataagtaaatatattcaaaatactcTGACTCAATATGACTGTTACTAAATATTCCATTTATGGCTCACATCTTTTTCACAGTGATTATAAGCTTTGTTATTTTGTCACTTGTTTTTACCTAGGCAGGACCAGAAGCCGTATTGGGAAGAACAATCTGGGGAGTTTTGGGTTTAGGTGCCTTTGGGTTTCAGCTGAAAGAAGCCCCTGCTGGGAAGCACATTATCACAACTACGAGATCCCATAGCAACAAGTTGGTCACAGACTGTATTTCTGCTATGAGCCCTGATGATGTGCTACGAGTGGGAGGAGCAGGAAATAAGGTATGAAGGTGGCCTGTCATCTGCTCTGAAATGTGACTGAGTCATTGAAGGAAAttctgaactttttaaaaacGCAAAATacggctgggggcatggctcaagtggtagagcactaaaaaatgtgaataaatatgAGAAGGAATTGAAGATTATAATTTATCACTAAAAGCACATTTCagcaacatttaaattttaaacagaaatttaagGTCCAAgaggttgggggtgtagcttagttaTAGAGGTGtgcttagcatgcctgaggccctggatttgagccccagcatggcaaaaagacAGTTTAAGATTCAAGTCTTTTCTAGCTGAGGTAACAGCCCCTGCTTCTTGCCAGTGACCGTAGTTCCCAAGAGCCCTCCTGGGTTATTTTCTAGACCCTTCTACAGATTCTCAGCATGGCCAGCCTGCACTCTTCTAGGCTGCTTCTCTCATTCTTTCATCCAGGCTTCCAGTCTCATGAGAGAATTGCGAAGTAGGACACATTTTGAACTACCCCCCTTCCCCTGACCTCTTCTCATCTGATTGTCCCCTGGGTGTCATCATGATGACATCCCTCAGGTATCTCAGATGCAGCATGTTTGATGTCAGCTCGTCCTCTCTCTACCCACCCCCAGATGTGTTCATCTCCCTGTTTGCTGAGTGGTTGATGTCACCACCATTTTCCTGATTGCTCCAGCCACACACCTGAAAGTCATCCCAGACTCCTTCCTTTCTCACACCCTATCAATGATCTGACCCTTATTCGTCTCTAATGTCTCCTGTTGTCCATCTTAACTCTGCCAGAACTGTAGTTGAGACTTGTCCTCATCCCCCACTTAGACTTCTACCTTAGCTTCCAAAGTTTCTCTATTCATTCCAGTCTTCACAAATGCCCCTAgatcaattaaaaatgcaaaacttcagccagacatggtggctcatgcctataatactagctacttgagagccagagatggggaggatcaaggaCTGAGGCCAGGCAGGGCAAATAGTTATCAAGACTTCATCTCTTCTTATAAGCTGCATAGGGTGacaagcacctgtcatcccagctacatggaaagtgtaaataggaggatcgtagtccaggccagcctgggcataaaagtgagaccctattcaaaaaataacaaagcaaaaaaggctggcagtgtggctaaagtggtagagtgcctgcctagtaagctcaaggctctgagttcaaactctagcactgaGTAGGGGcggggggaagaaaaagaagaaaaacttctcTGTCCCAAATCCTTGGATGACTCTCCATCCCAACAATTTAAAATCCAAGCCTGTTAGTGTAGAACATGAAGCTTCCTATAGCCTGGGCCCAAGCCTCATCTTCTACACCTCAACTCATTCTTCAGCTATGAACTGTGTGTAGTTTCTGGTACATGCTCACTTCACATTTGTGTGCCTAGCACAGGCAAGACAAATGATATTTATAGAACTggataaaattcatttctttccatCCATGCTTTACAAGTGATACTAAcatttttaggttgttttttctAAAGGCCTTTActggtaaaaatgaaaaattggtataattcttctgaaaaaaatctagaaCAGATACtggacatagtggtacatgcttatatTTTCAGCAGTTGGGGGGCTTAGGTGGAAGAATTGCAAGTTTGAacccagcctgagctacataccaaattccaggccagcctgaactacattcctatctcaaaaaaaaataggactgggAACATACCCCAGTGGAagagtactttcctagcatgtacaaggctctaggttccatcgttagcaccacaaaaaaaaaaaaaaaaaaaaagataaagtgaaaGGTAAAACTTTATTTCGCatcattgtgtttttgttttggtggttgaactcagggcctcgagcctgctaggcaggtgctttgccacttgagtcattttGACAGCCCCAGCAATACTGGAGTCTGAATTCAAGgcctatgcaagcactctaccacttgagccaccaccatcacccccaaccaaaaaaaagacatttaaaagtgaaattatatTCCTGGCGTTCACTAAAATATAAATTGTGACAGGTGTGATTTCTCTTTGCCCCTACCTTTTGTAATCAGAAAAACCATCTCTTATTTCCAAGGGCACCATTCTCCTAAGAAATAGTAATTCCTTGTTTTGCAAACCTCCACTTTTCTCCTCTGAAATAAACCTGGCTGGGAAGTTCTTAACTTTTTACATTAAGACCCCCTTTGAGAACTTAATGGGATCTACAGCCCctttcccataaaaaaaaaatacctggcaTTCTTCTTAATACTCAATATAAGACTGCCACATTTGTTTGATGAGAGAAAAACCTTTTACTCAAAAGCAAGCTTGAAATTCTGAAGGTATTCATTTAGTAGTACTGAAAGACATAATGGTTATTTTATGTTCACTGAGGTTTTCCTTATTCTCTTAGTCTGGACTCTTAATATTTGAAGTCTGAAGTTTTTAGTAATAATTATTTTACAGTATAACCTAAAAAAGGTCAATTGAGTAATGAAACTTGATAGCAACGTGCTATTTAGTCATTTAGGTTTTGTCAGTGACCTCAGTTGCATGTGCGTATTACAGGAAATACTAGGATGTCTACCTAAAAGTTCATATTTTGGCAGTGGAACCAGCAATAGATATGATTCTAAAGACTGATGAAAGAAAATGCTAGATTAGTCAGCATGGCACATCTGTTAGGAACTTGTATATTACTGTGCTGCTTGATATTTCTCTATCCTTTATTTAATAATGGTCGATGTTTTAGAAGTTTAAAAATCTGCATTGTTCTATAttagtaagaaataaaaaaatacccaTGCTCTCTTCGGCAGCACCTACCCTAAAATTcaaacaatacagagaagattgGCATGGCTCCTACACAAGGATGACATGAAAATTTATGAAGCATTCcctatttttatattatacttaTTAAGTAGGGAATGTCCGTTTCGAAAACATAACTTTGAAAAAAGCTTTATTTTCTCTAACTCAGAATGTGAGGATGTTCAGATATCCTCATTGTTGATTATTTGATTTCTCTTTCCCCCTTCTGGTCACCATATGTTATTACGCATCTATTGTATTTCTTCATAATACTGGTCTCGTTTAACCTGCTAAAGGCTTTAAACTAAATCTGACAGAGAAATTTGTGAAATATCCTTGCTAGGAGCAAtcagtttttcttatttgtacTACATTCATTTCATGTTGAaggataattattatttttaatcttacaGATTATTCAGCTGATTGAAGGCAAAGCCTCTGCTTATATATTTGCAAGTCCTGGATGTAAAAAATGGGATACTTGTGCCCCAGAAGTTATCTTACATGCTGTGGGAGgttagttcatttattttggagaattGTAGCTTTTATATTATGCTAATACATCATATTTCAATACTCATTACCGAGATTCTTAGGACATAAAAGCTACAGGGATACTTAGAGTCCAGTCCAAAcccttcatttcacagatgagtaaGTAGATTTTcagcttatttgtttttctttagtttatagTCTCTTTTTGGAACTTTGGTCTGCATATGGTTAATTTAAcccttttaattctttaagagTTTTGTTTCCTTGAAAGGTAAAATGTTTGCTATCACTGGTATCACCTTACTTACTCTCTTTTAAGCCATTACTGGTGAATCTCTCAG is a window from the Castor canadensis chromosome 11, mCasCan1.hap1v2, whole genome shotgun sequence genome containing:
- the Bpnt1 gene encoding 3'(2'),5'-bisphosphate nucleotidase 1 isoform X1, with translation MASSHTVLMRLVASAYSVAQKAGVIVRHIIAEGDLGIVEKTSSIDLQTKADRLVQMSICSSLARKFPKLTIIGEEDLPSEEVDQELIEDGQWEEILRQPCPSQYSAIKEEDLVVWVDPLDGTKEYTEGLLDNVTVLIGIAYEGKAIAGIINQPYYNYQNNEKQKLREHRNEAKAGPEAVLGRTIWGVLGLGAFGFQLKEAPAGKHIITTTRSHSNKLVTDCISAMSPDDVLRVGGAGNKIIQLIEGKASAYIFASPGCKKWDTCAPEVILHAVGGKLTDIHGNALRYNKEVKHMNSAGVLATLRNYDYYASRVPESVKNALVP
- the Bpnt1 gene encoding 3'(2'),5'-bisphosphate nucleotidase 1 isoform X3; this encodes MSICSSLARKFPKLTIIGEEDLPSEEVDQELIEDGQWEEILRQPCPSQYSAIKEEDLVVWVDPLDGTKEYTEGLLDNVTVLIGIAYEGKAIAGIINQPYYNYQNNEKQKLREHRNEAKAGPEAVLGRTIWGVLGLGAFGFQLKEAPAGKHIITTTRSHSNKLVTDCISAMSPDDVLRVGGAGNKIIQLIEGKASAYIFASPGCKKWDTCAPEVILHAVGGKLTDIHGNALRYNKEVKHMNSAGVLATLRNYDYYASRVPESVKNALVP